In a genomic window of Polyodon spathula isolate WHYD16114869_AA chromosome 21, ASM1765450v1, whole genome shotgun sequence:
- the LOC121296692 gene encoding adhesion G protein-coupled receptor G3-like translates to MHIVLSRAKSDTSTTILINLCAALSLLNLTFLMNEWLSSMGNQDICNIIAAIMHYSLLCTFTWFGIKAFYLYYLVIKLSAYEIKKIWMKMGAVGWGKAQHN, encoded by the exons ATGCATATCGTGTTGAG TCGAGCCAAATCTGATACATCGACCACAATCCTTATAAACTTGTGTGCGGCTCTGTCCTTACTAAACCTGACCTTCCTCATGAACGAGTGGCTGTCTTCCATGGGAAACCAAGATATCTGTAATATCATTGCTGCCATCATGCACTACTCCTTGCTGTGCACCTTTACCTGGTTTGGAATTAAAGCTTTCTATTTGTACTATCTAGTAATCAAGCTCTCCGCCTATGAGATAAAGAAAATATGGATGAAGATGGGTGCTGTTGGCTGGGGTAAGGCTCAACATAATTAA